In a genomic window of Brettanomyces nanus chromosome 1, complete sequence:
- a CDS encoding uncharacterized protein (BUSCO:EOG09340GAA~EggNog:ENOG41) — MATTNDEGYGQLYMVIKDFHARLGDELTITSGDIVELISDDREYGDGWYMGKNLNTNSAGLYPKVFTRVKENQPTGQRPALLRSRSRRLTPQGRTVSQSTTASLQLKDVPETPQLQMPPLSSGSFEVNDNVNSSKTSADTNNNSFQVRAANSGLDGTGLPGANEKSAASVANTSITSQSSGRRDPVSVYSSVHRALNDIDRALEELRIDNNPANNAANADVTAAIGAAAASAAEAMDNSKSMDSGANLDPAEVETWTGEQVTQWFSLLGFDIQSAGQFARHKISGAILIQMELAYLKELDIASFGTRFEMYKEIEELRLTANKIRKDHPPSQTQLSSYGTPNSRSHNPYHHARKRSQSMDDVQALVNQRSATSATPSTSKQPQTTSPSRVNNNALSQRPLSMMIQSPFAQKPALGSEFISSNPGSGSGSLSSAIEEEKESGHGAATGKDSGPQGHRRTSSEASTTVPVKATDPTKTHRRYSSLASIQREPSPVKNKSIKSEHRLSRTNLSPERRAVSAKEISSHKKDSGKRILSATAAFRSLTSYRPSKAQTSAFQEGIRDITPGQAAKHADFSGWMFKRGNLSIGSWKQRFFVLNKTRLSYFGSAKDTKEKGLIDITSHRVVTATETEDKLTTVYAATAGFGRYCFKIVPPAPGSRKGLTFTQQKVHYFVVETLEEMRGWMAALMKATIELDESVPVISSCVTPTIPLQKAQELLQEARVNARANMESIQRMKEKEREKEREMSGIEESTSTDATVAADFHDSASGDTTQATQATQLSQGSSQMGSPQATTPSTASAPRLDGSRHSLPGKPLSPVSPGNGMSTPYLITSGLILPNSASTSEIRRPSNPNTNPTPIITRLDEPEQAREDSSSTRSSTPLMSAMGAMGRRVLSMRRNKQDN; from the exons ATGGCTACAACCAACGACGAAGGCTACGGCCAACTATATATGGTCATCAAAGATTTCCATGCCAGGCTCGGCGATGAGTTGACAATCACTAGTGGTGATATTGTTGAACTCATCAGTGACGATCGCGAGTACGGCGACGGCTGGTACATGGGGAAAAACCTTAATACAAACAGCGCAGGCCTTTATCCAAAAGTATTCACCAGAGTAAAGGAGAATCAGCCCACGGGTCAAAGGCCTGCCTTGCTAAGGTCGCGATCTCGTCGTCTCACACCTCAGGGTCGTACGGTCTCGCAGAGCACAACTGCCTCGTTACAGTTGAAGGATGTTCCCGAGACACCTCAGTTACAGATGCCACCATTGTCGTCAGGATCGTTCGAAGTAAACGATAACGTGAATAGCAGTAAGACCAGCGCTGACACTAATAATAATTCATTTCAAGTTAGGGCTGCGAATTCCGGCTTGGATGGTACCGGACTGCCTGGCGCCAATGAGAAATCAGCAGCGTCAGTGGCAAACACAAGCATAACAAGCCAGTCGTCAGGACGCCGTGATCCGGTCAGTGTATATTCATCTGTTCATAGAGCTTTGAATGATATTGATCGAGCCTTGGAAGAACTACGAATAGATAACAACCCAGCAAACAATGCTGCTAACGCAGACGTGACGGCTGCTATAGGAGCCGCTGCAGCATCGGCAGCCGAAGCCATGGATAATTCAAAATCTATGGATAGCGGCGCAAATCTAGATCCTGCAGAGGTGGAAACTTGGACCGGAGAGCAAGTGACTCAGTGGTTTTCTTTATTAGGCTTTGATATCCAATCTGCAGGCCAGTTTGCCCGTCATAAAATTAGTGGTGCCATTCTAATTCAGATGGAGTTGGCTTATTTGAAGGAGCTGGATATCGCATCGTTTGGTACCCGGTTTGAAATGTATAAAGAGATTGAGGAACTTCGATTGACTGCAAATAAGATTCGGAAGGatcatcctccttctcaGACGCAACTATCATCCTATGGTACTCCGAATTCAAGATCCCATAATCCATACCATCACGCTCGCAAGAGATCACAATCCATGGATGATGTACAGGCTCTTGTAAATCAACGGTCTGCAACTTCGGCTACACCATCCACGTCAAAACAACCTCAAACGACATCTCCATCGCGTGTTAATAACAATGCACTTTCCCAGAGACCTCTATCCATGATGATTCAGTCTCCATTTGCACAAAAACCAGCTCTTGGTTCGGAAttcatttcatcaaatccaGGGTCAGGTTCGGGCTCTTTATCCAGTgccattgaagaggaaaaggaaagtgGTCATGGTGCAGCTACGGGGAAAGATAGTGGGCCACAGG GCCATCGAAGGACATCTTCAGAAGCAAGTACCACTGTTCCAGTTAAGGCTACTGATCCAACGAAGACTCATCGCCGTTACTCATCCTTGGCAAGCATTCAACGCGAGCCTAGCCCAGTGAAGAATAAATCTATCAAATCCGAGCATAGATTGAGCCGAACCAATTTATCGCCAGAGCGCCGTGCAGTTTCCGCTAAAGAGATTTCATCTCATAAGAAGGATAGTGGTAAGAGAATATTATCGGCTACTGCTGCATTTCGTTCTTTAACGTCCTATCGACCTTCAAAGGCGCAAACATCTGCCTTTCAGGAAGGTATCAGAGATATTACTCCTGGTCAAGCTGCCAAACATGCTGATTTTTCTGGTTGGATGTTTAAGAGGGGAAATTTGTCGATAGGTTCGTGGAAGCAGAGGTTTTTTGTTCTAAACAAGACCAGACTCTCCTACTTTGGTTCTGCTAAGGAtaccaaagagaaaggtCTTATTGATATCACTTCCCATCGTGTGGTAACCGCTACCGAGACGGAGGATAAATTAACTACAGTTTATGCTGCAACGGCCGGTTTCGGTCGATATTGCTTCAAAATTGTTCCTCCAGCTCCTGGAAGCAGAAAAGGCTTAACCTTCACGCAGCAGAAAGTTCACTATTTTGTTGTGGAGactcttgaagagatgaGAGGATGGATGGCAGCCTTGATGAAGGCCACAATCGAATTGGATGAGTCAGTCCCTGTGATATCATCATGCGTGACACCAACAATACCGTTACAGAAAGCACAGGAACTACTTCAAGAGGCCAGAGTCAATGCCAGAGCCAACATGGAAAGCATACAGagaatgaaggagaaggaaagagaaaaggagaGAGAAATGTCGGGCATTGAGGAATCAACCTCAACAGACGCTACTGTTGCAGCAGACTTCCATGATTCGGCATCTGGAGATACTACACAGGCAACGCAGGCAACACAACTAAGCCAAGGCTCCTCGCAAATGGGATCCCCACAAGCAACTACACCTTCTACTGCCAGTGCTCCAAGATTGGATGGCAGCAGGCATTCACTTCCTGGGAAACCTCTGTCACCCGTTTCTCCTGGAAACGGAATGTCCACTCCCTATCTCATCACCTCAGGACTGATATTACCTAACTCCGCATCTACAAGTGAGATCAGACGTCCATCTAACCCAAACACTAATCCTACACCAATAATAACTAGGTTGGATGAACCTGAACAAGCACGTGAAGATTCAAGCAGTACGCGTAGCTCTACACCATTGATGTCCGCTATGGGAGCTATGGGAAGAAGGGTCCTGTCCATGAGGAGAAACAAGCAAGATAACTGA
- a CDS encoding uncharacterized protein (EggNog:ENOG41), whose product MNISYSFLSATNMVSCCDIEIVLDKLGTSGVYSNYDTIQGEVILKVHTSTRFNAVQVKMEGISRTILEVMDPVALMTSTGTGVGQYSQPRPQPIGHKRSVLETHKLLQDTVTVLPSPSRKNRLYSRSILLDPGKYNFSFQFRIPLKNKCTGSVSLSDEPKTTEGPRNNRLLNDYQVHVERKLPPSFSQLGHMALIRYFVKATAVVRTSQRRTLEATAYEPFIFLPLDDCNILMSNDMQAYTRRGFVLKNKYPEIVAASNPARVPIPQERKASAPQLITSTSSSGFLKAFFSTPGRPVMTKAKSYNGVRRKPLGAGTNPHSFSFHVKPINVRVVFEMRMRHPAFLIPSRSPTYQLYLLTKSPPEKFQLFNGMSSGLGSVYLRYLKLDLVSITDCFVSSYKKKVTKTKTIYENQSFHFLLDLACTQQSKPYQAIGKKLYEIAIPKKLYEDAIVPDNVPPSFRTCNMERKYKLLVSAGFADHEYATAGTVVTLETAVEVMSGMEPVMEDPDVGVYASRTELYRAMREAHSTSPDNVSNGTVPMTSSDGLPTYDEVVKETNHRRTFTQNDSYYVDIND is encoded by the exons ATGAAT ATCTCAtactcttttctctctgcTACAAATATGGTGTCGTGTTGTGATATCGAAATCGTACTTGATAAGCTAGGCACAAGTGGAGTATATTCGAACTATGATACCATTCAGGGCGAAGTAATATTAAAGGTACACACATCTACTAGGTTCAATGCTGTTCAAGTAAAGATGGAAGGAATAAGTCGAACAATATTAGAGGTGATGGATCCTGTTGCACTGATGACTTCGACCGGCACTGGAGTAGGTCAGTACTCCCAACCACGTCCGCAACCCATCGGACATAAGCGTTCGGTTTTGGAAACTCATAAACTACTTCAGGATACGGTCACTGTACTACCTTCACCTTCGAGGAAGAATCGATTATATTCCAGATCGATTCTGCTTGATCCTGGTAAGTacaacttctcttttcagTTTCGGATCCCGCTCAAGAATAAATGCACCGGATCAGTAAGTTTGTCAGATGAGCCAAAGACTACCGAAGGTCCCAGAAATAATAGATTACTGAACGACTATCAAGTGCACGTGGAAAGGAAACTCCCCCCTTCGTTCAGCCAATTGGGACATATGGCTCTGATTCGATATTTTGTAAAGGCCACTGCTGTCGTTAGAACAAGTCAACGGAGAACTCTTGAAGCCACAGCGTACGAACCgtttatttttcttcctttggaCGACTGCAATATCTTAATGTCTAATGATATGCAGGCATACACTAGGCGTGGATTTGTCCTCAAGAACAAGTACCCGGAGATAGTGGCCGCATCCAATCCGGCAAGAGTACCGATACcacaagaaagaaaggcGTCTGCACCCCAGTTAATAACTtccacctcctcttctggattTCTTAAAGCCTTCTTTTCTACTCCAGGCAGACCCGTAATGACTAAAGCCAAATCTTATAATGGGGTTCGAAGAAAGCCGCTAGGTGCTGGCACCAATCCGCACTCCTTTAGTTTTCATGTGAAACCTATCAACGTGAGGGtggtgtttgaaatgagAATGAGGCATCCTGCTTTTTTGATACCGTCAAGATCACCCACATATCAGCTTTACTTGCTCACCAAGTCACCTCCTGAAAAGTTTCAGCTTTTCAACGGTATGAGCTCGGGCCTTGGATCTGTTTACTTGAGATATTTGAAACTGGATCTTGTTTCAATCACAGACTGCTTTGTCTCTTCatataagaaaaaagtgacTAAAACCAAAACCATTTACGAGAACCAGTCatttcactttcttttaGATCTGGCATGTACTCAGCAATCCAAGCCATACCAGGCCATAGGTAAGAAACTTTATGAGATTGCAATTCCAAAGAAGCTATATGAGGATGCAATCGTTCCTGATAATGTTCCACCCAGCTTTAGAACGTGTAATATGGAGAGAAAGTATAAATTGCTAGTGAGTGCGGGCTTTGCGGACCATGAATACGCCACTGCTGGGACTGTGGTTACTTTAGAGACTGCCGTAGAGGTTATGAGTGGTATGGAACCGGTTATGGAGGATCCGGATGTAGGTGTATATGCATCAAGGACTGAACTTTACCGTGCTATGAGAGAGGCACACTCTACTAGTCCCGACAATGTTTCCAATGGCACTGTTCCGATGACATCATCTGATGGGCTACCGACTTATGATGAAGTTGTCAAAGAGACAAACCATCGTCGAACCTTTACACAGAACGATTCTTACTACGTAGACATCAACGACTAA
- a CDS encoding uncharacterized protein (EggNog:ENOG41): protein MQTMNDQSPAKTREDLVAERILKRAEIAKLTRQLKSRLFKAGLKVRESQGKVLLSSASIVSLKSSPCKGGPAMKASCRGVISAEKSSLDVDADTSNSPITPIKRRVNSHDKIVDNVEQDLSSSPIKRFRSSSGNIPSSPFYVSSSPLNHNLASTAQKADSVQTPQSMSSSQTMAPKTPPSGKFATLNDTGLVKTPSHNQQQDRNDVSSITYLHQSRKASPASLRHAQDQAAAPSNSLLATPKTSTNNSRSKEFTTPTSKFINDNEEGADLLLYLSNSPAVTSTSKDTGSKDFNSFISIPSTPKASTSVIQFSSTPTFGFDTTPPRGSVLPLPMSTPSGLMGSQLHIGTPNSSALQSLMGTPGNSGMVKFHTPATPINKLSVGPSNKTPVFSMSDYVNIFTPSPRYAKTPEMGHGFPRPSSGLSSNTFKAAALSNSSTSTSAVISENTSATSSLVAPSDASLKGPSDSTQTADI, encoded by the coding sequence ATGCAGACGATGAATGATCAATCACCAGCTAAGACCCGAGAGGATCTTGTTGCTGAGAGAATACTTAAGAGGGCGGAGATCGCCAAGCTGACAAGGCAGTTGAAATCCAGGTTGTTTAAAGCCGGACTTAAAGTTCGTGAAAGCCAAGGGAAAGTTTTGTTATCGTCTGCCTCCATAGTATCATTGAAGTCTTCACCTTGTAAAGGGGGACCTGCTATGAAGGCCAGCTGTAGGGGTGTTATTTCCGCTGAGAAGTCGTCCCTTGATGTTGATGCAGATACTTCGAATTCACCCATTACTCCAATAAAAAGGCGAGTAAATTCTCACGACAAAATCGTCGACAACGTGGAACAAGACCTTTCTTCGTCTCCAATCAAGCGATTTCGCAGCAGCAGTGGTAATATACCTTCGTCTCCTTTCTATGTGTCTAGCAGTCCTCTAAATCACAACTTAGCATCGACTGCCCAGAAGGCAGATTCTGTGCAGACACCTCAATCGATGTCCTCGTCGCAGACTATGGCTCCAAAGACTCCTCCTTCAGGTAAATTTGCTACCCTCAACGATACAGGTTTAGTGAAAACCCCTAGTCATAATCAGCAGCAAGATCGGAATGATGTCTCTAGCATTACATATTTGCATCAAAGTCGTAAGGCTTCGCCAGCATCTCTTCGTCACGCTCAGGATCAAGCCGCTGCCCCTTCCAACTCGTTACTAGCGACTCCAAAGACTTCGACCAATAATAGTAGATCTAAGGAGTTCACTACTCCCACCTCTAAATTCATCAACGATAATGAGGAAGGTGCTGATTTATTGCTATATCTTTCCAATTCTCCAGCAGTAACTTCCACTTCCAAGGATACTGGCTCTAAAgatttcaactctttcatcaGCATTCCTTCGACTCCCAAAGCATCAACCTCGGTTATACAATTCTCCAGTACGCCCACTTTTGGTTTTGACACCACTCCTCCTAGAGGCAGTGTGCTACCTTTGCCTATGTCTACGCCATCTGGGTTAATGGGATCTCAGTTGCATATAGGTACTCCTAACTCCTCTGCTTTACAGTCATTGATGGGCACCCCCGGCAATTCAGGTATGGTCAAATTTCATACTCCAGCTACTCCAATTAATAAACTTTCAGTGGGTCCCAGCAACAAAACCCCAGTCTTTAGTATGAGTGACTATGTCAACATTTTCACTCCCTCTCCAAGGTATGCAAAGACCCCCGAAATGGGCCATGGTTTCCCTAGACCCTCATCTGGTTTGAGCTCGAATACCTTCAAAGCTGCTGCATTATCCAACTCTTCCACAAGTACTTCTGCAGTTATTTCTGAAAATACTTCTGCTACTTCTTCCCTAGTTGCTCCTTCTGATGCTTCTCTAAAGGGGCCTTCGGATTCAACTCAGACCGCTGACATCTAG